A genomic segment from Janthinobacterium sp. 64 encodes:
- a CDS encoding MFS transporter — MSIVSSRSRALPPSIYWLSLCSFAFGLSEFIAAGLLSPMARDLHASVAAAGGAIAAYALGAAIGAPILTALLARLPTRQVLVATMLVLAAGSVAMAQAPALGALLGVRFVVGLAHGVFMAVASHAATSLVEPSRAGRALSIVWLGLTLALAGGVPLGTWLGAVASWRWVFAAIGVLALCGGAGLRFAMPAARQQLAAVSALASLRAILQPSLLLAAGVAALVSVATFSFFTYISPFLLQLGGLDAGWLSAAMLCFGACAIGGNLLGGHCADGAHADRAAMLALAALACNLLGFYVLRTHPFAMLALCGTLGLLFFALVTLSTMRLLRLAQRHCPGSDAVAAGLNIAAFNAGTAVGGVLGGALIVAFGLPSIAIGGALAALLAMLLLCFPSRKLDGSL, encoded by the coding sequence ATGTCCATCGTTTCATCGCGCAGCCGCGCGCTGCCTCCCTCTATTTATTGGCTGTCGCTGTGCAGTTTCGCCTTTGGTTTATCTGAATTCATCGCCGCCGGCCTGCTGTCTCCCATGGCGCGCGACTTGCACGCCAGCGTGGCGGCGGCCGGCGGCGCCATTGCCGCGTATGCACTGGGGGCGGCCATCGGTGCACCGATCCTGACGGCCCTGCTGGCGCGCCTGCCCACGCGCCAGGTGCTGGTGGCCACCATGCTCGTGCTGGCCGCTGGCAGCGTGGCCATGGCGCAAGCGCCTGCACTGGGCGCGCTGCTCGGCGTGCGCTTTGTCGTGGGCCTGGCGCATGGCGTGTTCATGGCGGTGGCCTCGCATGCGGCCACCAGCCTAGTCGAACCGTCCCGCGCGGGCAGGGCGCTGTCCATCGTCTGGCTGGGCCTGACCCTGGCGCTGGCGGGCGGCGTGCCGCTGGGGACGTGGCTGGGCGCCGTCGCGTCGTGGCGCTGGGTCTTTGCCGCCATCGGCGTGCTGGCCTTGTGCGGCGGCGCCGGCTTGCGCTTTGCCATGCCGGCTGCGCGCCAGCAGCTTGCCGCCGTATCGGCCCTGGCCAGCCTGCGCGCCATCTTGCAGCCGTCCCTGCTGCTGGCGGCCGGCGTGGCGGCGCTGGTCAGCGTGGCCACCTTCAGTTTTTTCACGTATATCTCGCCCTTCCTGCTGCAGCTGGGCGGGCTCGATGCGGGCTGGCTCAGTGCCGCCATGCTGTGCTTTGGCGCGTGCGCCATCGGCGGCAACCTGCTGGGAGGGCATTGCGCCGATGGCGCACACGCGGACCGTGCGGCCATGCTGGCCCTGGCCGCGCTGGCGTGTAATCTGCTGGGGTTCTATGTGCTGCGCACGCATCCCTTTGCCATGCTGGCCCTGTGCGGCACTTTGGGCTTGCTGTTCTTTGCCCTCGTCACCCTGTCGACCATGCGGCTGCTACGCCTGGCGCAGCGGCATTGCCCGGGCAGCGACGCCGTGGCGGCTGGCCTGAATATCGCCGCCTTCAATGCGGGCACGGCCGTTGGAGGAGTGCTCGGTGGCGCGCTGATCGTCGCCTTTGGCTTGCCCAGCATCGCCATCGGCGGCGCGCTGGCGGCGCTGCTGGCGATGCTGCTGCTGTGCTTCCCGTCGCGCAAACTAGACGGGTCGCTCTAG
- a CDS encoding phasin family protein: protein MVKKLKELAEDAELAGAVRSSAQQIWQAGLGAFAKAQEEGGRVFSKLVKEGTQFQKRAEDKVADVGDSVSKLADGVGKQASGSWDKLEQVFEERVARALATIGVPMQNDIAALQAQIDALSRQVAALSAKPKAAVRAAPKTAPKAAPKAAQKAAPKAAPKAAPKAAVAKAPAKPASKAVSKPAARPAAKKKAPAA, encoded by the coding sequence ATGGTGAAGAAATTGAAGGAACTGGCGGAAGACGCGGAATTGGCGGGCGCCGTGCGCTCGTCCGCGCAGCAGATCTGGCAAGCGGGCCTCGGTGCTTTTGCCAAGGCGCAGGAAGAGGGCGGGCGCGTGTTTTCCAAGCTGGTCAAGGAAGGCACGCAATTCCAGAAGCGCGCCGAAGACAAGGTGGCCGATGTCGGCGACAGCGTCAGCAAACTGGCCGATGGCGTGGGCAAGCAGGCCAGCGGCTCCTGGGACAAGCTGGAACAGGTGTTTGAAGAGCGCGTGGCGCGTGCGCTGGCCACCATCGGCGTGCCGATGCAAAACGATATCGCCGCGCTGCAGGCGCAGATCGATGCCTTGAGCCGGCAAGTGGCGGCGTTGTCGGCCAAGCCGAAGGCGGCGGTGAGGGCGGCGCCGAAAACTGCGCCGAAAGCGGCACCGAAAGCCGCGCAAAAAGCTGCGCCGAAAGCCGCACCGAAAGCCGCTCCGAAGGCGGCTGTCGCCAAGGCTCCGGCCAAGCCCGCGAGCAAAGCGGTGAGCAAACCGGCCGCGAGACCGGCAGCGAAGAAAAAAGCGCCGGCCGCCTGA
- a CDS encoding RNA methyltransferase, producing MNLPEINTSLFKRLRFILVETSRPGNIGGVARAMKTMGFSDLVLVNPRFSDALTDAEAVAFASGAQDILSGARIVGSIAEALEGCNYAAAVSARLREFSPPVTAPRAIASQLAASEELHAAVIFGNERFGLPNEIVEQCNVLINIPANPAYSSLNLSQAAQVVAYECRVAALGDGQAASPVGFHGDAASLAQVDGMYAHLEQALVAIDFLDADNPKKLMPRLKRLFSRTGLETEEVNILRGIARHILAAAKKGP from the coding sequence ATGAATCTGCCCGAAATCAACACGTCTCTTTTCAAACGCCTGCGATTTATTCTTGTCGAAACTAGTCGTCCTGGCAACATTGGCGGCGTCGCGCGCGCCATGAAAACGATGGGTTTTTCCGATCTGGTGCTGGTCAACCCCCGTTTTTCCGATGCCTTGACGGATGCGGAAGCGGTGGCCTTCGCCAGCGGCGCGCAGGATATTTTGTCCGGCGCGCGCATCGTCGGCTCGATCGCCGAGGCGCTTGAAGGCTGCAATTACGCGGCCGCCGTGTCGGCCCGCTTGCGCGAATTCTCGCCGCCCGTCACGGCCCCGCGCGCCATCGCCAGCCAGCTGGCCGCCAGCGAAGAGTTGCACGCGGCCGTCATCTTCGGCAACGAGCGCTTCGGCCTGCCCAACGAGATCGTCGAGCAGTGCAATGTGCTGATCAACATTCCCGCCAATCCCGCGTATTCCTCGCTGAACCTGTCGCAGGCGGCACAGGTCGTGGCTTATGAATGCCGCGTGGCGGCCCTCGGCGATGGACAAGCCGCCAGCCCCGTCGGTTTCCATGGCGACGCGGCCAGCCTGGCGCAGGTGGACGGCATGTATGCGCATCTGGAGCAGGCCCTGGTTGCCATCGATTTCCTCGATGCCGACAACCCGAAAAAACTGATGCCTCGTTTAAAACGCCTGTTTTCGCGCACGGGGCTGGAGACGGAAGAAGTCAATATCCTGCGCGGCATCGCGCGCCACATCCTGGCGGCAGCCAAAAAAGGCCCATGA
- a CDS encoding LysR substrate-binding domain-containing protein, giving the protein MIETRLLRQFIAVAEELNFRRAAERLHMAQPPLSQAILRLEEALGYPVFERTNRKVALTPAGSTFLATARQVLASLEEGVAAARRVAQGIEGHLRLSFIHITPYAHVLAALRAFRLASPAVQFTLREASTQQQVEWLERGEVDIALLRVPGRSTPGLRFERLSGEDVVIALPLNHRCAGQARVDLAELSGDDFVASPRDLGQGFHDQLASLCLHAGFVPRVAQQARRLQTVLGLVAAGFGVALLPASLAACAPAGVVMLPLASSAPAPLRQLDLYMAWDSQRDSPVRERLLAQLRHFSSH; this is encoded by the coding sequence ATGATCGAGACCCGGCTGCTGCGCCAGTTCATCGCCGTCGCCGAGGAACTGAACTTCCGGCGCGCGGCCGAACGGCTGCACATGGCGCAGCCGCCGCTGTCGCAGGCGATATTGCGGCTGGAGGAAGCCCTGGGCTACCCCGTATTCGAGCGCACCAACCGCAAGGTTGCCTTGACGCCCGCCGGCAGCACGTTTCTGGCCACGGCGCGCCAGGTGCTGGCCAGCCTGGAAGAGGGTGTGGCCGCTGCGCGCCGCGTGGCGCAGGGCATCGAGGGGCACTTGCGCCTGAGCTTTATCCACATCACGCCCTACGCCCACGTGCTGGCCGCCTTGCGCGCCTTCCGCCTCGCCTCGCCCGCCGTGCAATTCACCTTGCGCGAAGCGTCGACGCAGCAGCAGGTCGAGTGGCTGGAGCGGGGCGAGGTCGATATCGCGCTGCTGCGCGTGCCGGGCCGCAGCACGCCGGGCTTGCGCTTCGAGCGCCTGTCGGGCGAAGACGTCGTGATCGCGCTTCCCTTGAACCACCGCTGCGCGGGCCAGGCGCGGGTGGACCTGGCCGAGCTGTCCGGTGATGATTTCGTCGCTTCGCCGCGCGACCTGGGCCAGGGTTTTCATGACCAGCTGGCCAGCCTGTGCCTGCATGCGGGCTTCGTGCCGCGCGTGGCGCAGCAGGCGCGCCGGCTGCAAACGGTGCTGGGCCTGGTGGCGGCCGGTTTCGGCGTGGCCCTGCTGCCAGCCAGCCTGGCCGCGTGCGCGCCTGCGGGTGTCGTCATGCTGCCGTTGGCAAGCAGCGCGCCCGCGCCGCTGCGCCAGCTGGACCTGTACATGGCGTGGGATTCGCAACGAGACTCTCCCGTGCGCGAGCGGCTGCTGGCGCAATTGCGGCACTTTTCCAGCCATTGA
- a CDS encoding inositol monophosphatase family protein, with product MLNTAIKAARRGAAVINRASFDLDRVVVTEKQHNDFVTDVDQAAEQAIIEVLSKAYPDHAFLAEESGASANSHDENEYQWIIDPIDGTTNFIHGFPQYCISIALAHRGVVTQAVIYDPVRNDLFTATKGAGAYLNEKRIRVTKLDRISNALLGTGYVAGSARALDEYLKMYAIMGERSQGVRRAGSAALDLAYVACGRLDGFYEKGLKPWDIAAGALMITESGGIVGEFSGESEYLYKGDVIAASPKIFGQMITLLTPFA from the coding sequence ATGCTCAACACGGCGATCAAAGCCGCCCGCCGCGGCGCCGCCGTCATCAATCGCGCCTCTTTTGACCTCGACCGCGTCGTCGTCACGGAAAAACAACATAACGATTTCGTCACCGACGTCGACCAGGCGGCCGAACAAGCCATCATCGAGGTGCTGTCCAAAGCCTACCCGGACCACGCGTTCCTGGCTGAGGAATCGGGAGCTTCCGCCAACTCGCACGACGAGAATGAATATCAGTGGATCATCGACCCGATCGATGGCACCACCAACTTTATCCACGGCTTCCCGCAATACTGCATCTCGATCGCGCTCGCGCATCGCGGCGTCGTCACGCAAGCCGTCATCTACGATCCGGTCCGCAACGACCTGTTCACGGCCACCAAGGGCGCCGGCGCCTACCTGAACGAAAAACGCATCCGCGTCACCAAGCTCGACCGCATTTCGAACGCCCTGCTGGGCACCGGCTACGTGGCCGGCAGCGCCCGCGCGCTGGACGAATACCTGAAGATGTACGCGATCATGGGCGAACGCAGCCAGGGCGTGCGCCGCGCTGGCTCGGCCGCGCTGGACCTGGCCTACGTCGCTTGCGGCCGCCTGGACGGCTTCTACGAAAAAGGCTTGAAGCCTTGGGATATCGCCGCTGGCGCCCTGATGATCACGGAATCGGGCGGCATCGTCGGTGAATTTTCCGGCGAATCGGAGTACCTGTACAAGGGCGACGTCATCGCCGCCAGCCCGAAGATCTTTGGCCAGATGATCACGCTGCTGACGCCTTTCGCCTGA
- a CDS encoding esterase/lipase family protein — protein sequence MIARILKWLMLLQVLAVLGVAYLAMQAWGVASPAMAVLLAGAMLLAVRALIVARNFWESRRLGSPVPREYQLGIMGAARLFFGELRATLWASSWGMLRPRLQAADTIAGQGLPVLLVHGYVCNGGYWTQLSRQLAQAGIVHKAVDLEPINGDIEAFVPQVGQAITELCARTGSDRVIIVAHSMGGLVARAWLRHDGAARVARIITIGTPHHGTALANLAAGTNARQMSRIDGAPSGWLAQLAASETPETRALITSIYSHHDNIVTPQCSAHLPGGRNLAFGGIGHVALASDARVLRQVLEEITIKNEVAQPPSAPHFA from the coding sequence ATGATCGCGCGCATCCTCAAGTGGCTGATGCTGCTGCAGGTGCTGGCCGTGCTGGGCGTGGCGTACCTGGCCATGCAGGCCTGGGGCGTCGCCTCGCCGGCCATGGCCGTGCTGCTGGCGGGCGCCATGCTGCTGGCCGTGCGCGCGCTGATCGTGGCGCGCAACTTTTGGGAAAGCCGGCGCCTGGGCAGCCCCGTGCCGCGTGAATACCAGCTGGGCATCATGGGCGCCGCGCGCCTGTTTTTCGGCGAATTGCGCGCCACCTTGTGGGCCTCGTCGTGGGGCATGCTGCGTCCGCGCCTGCAGGCGGCCGACACCATCGCTGGCCAGGGGCTGCCGGTGCTGCTGGTGCACGGTTATGTGTGCAACGGCGGCTACTGGACGCAGCTGAGCCGGCAGCTGGCGCAGGCCGGCATCGTGCACAAGGCGGTCGACCTGGAACCGATCAACGGCGACATTGAGGCGTTCGTGCCGCAAGTCGGACAAGCCATCACCGAGTTGTGCGCCCGCACGGGCAGCGACCGCGTGATCATCGTCGCGCACAGCATGGGTGGCCTGGTGGCGCGTGCCTGGCTGCGCCATGACGGCGCGGCCCGCGTGGCGCGCATCATCACGATCGGCACGCCGCACCACGGCACGGCGCTGGCCAACCTGGCGGCGGGGACGAATGCGCGGCAGATGAGCCGTATCGATGGCGCGCCGAGCGGCTGGCTGGCGCAGCTGGCCGCCAGCGAGACGCCGGAAACGCGCGCCCTGATCACGTCGATCTATTCGCATCACGACAATATCGTCACGCCGCAATGTTCCGCGCACTTGCCCGGCGGGCGCAATCTGGCCTTCGGCGGCATCGGCCATGTGGCGCTGGCCAGCGATGCGCGCGTGCTGCGCCAGGTGCTGGAAGAAATCACTATCAAGAACGAAGTCGCCCAGCCCCCGTCCGCCCCCCATTTTGCCTGA
- a CDS encoding EAL domain-containing protein, which translates to MSARILIIEDNATNMELMVYLLRAFGYTPLAAYDGEEGVRMARSELPDLIICDVHLPKLDGYGVVAELKKDPLLRTIPALAVTALAMVGDRERLLEAGFNGYIGKPIEPDLFVAELESFLPGAPSTPVKNDIATILIVDDHVLNREFLTALLGYGGHRLLEAANGADALEILRTERPDLIISDILMPNMDGYEFVTRVHADPALTDVPIIFYTATYREQEAILLAQACGVRWVLPKPSDPEVIVRTVNEALGLMPAAAQAPVVPGGGVARPATGKLAAIEHQVSGYLDEVESSSQQISQLASLREGQAALPEDLGIMTERLSRSLSSLQAVSLRLTALIELGIELGAERDPRALIEAGCKVAQNICVSRYACIGVLEEGAEKLSYFSSCGAEKDLERIASAPRTGILNRLLEQRQPYRVNGLKGDPTALGLPDTHPPVHSFLGVAIASRERSHGWLYLVDKLGANEFSEVDERVAATVAAQIAVAYDNLLLYDEIKRHHEQLTLDMAARIRLDEDLRRFRLAMDATADAIFLVDRAGMCFVDVNQTACRMLGFEREDFLRVGPGRSNEGETQLEELYNKLLAGDQGGPMTELQLQRKDGSPLSVEVQRRTLRSGQSWILVAVARDITERKDAEQRLMKLAHFDTLTGLPNRSQFYASLTHSLSQAAEHQWAVAVLFMDIDRFKNINDTLGHTIGDDLLRQFSSRLVDCLRVRDTIGRFGGDEFATILVLPEGVQHAVGVVDKIREAMRKPFDLQGHEVTVTVSIGISVFPEDGVDADTLIQYADTAMYRAKEAGRDAFRFFTAEMNAQSMARLDMENALRRAIDNEEFVLFFQPKVNIISGRISGAEALIRWRRPGHGMVSPALFIPLLEETGLIVRVGNWVLDEACKKISEWGASSIGPVHLSVNVSGIQFFVGGLEEEVLKAISKHDIAPDLLELELTESSLMSNAEETIAVLRNLKALGIQISIDDFGTGYSSLAYLKRFPIDKLKIDIAFVREVTSNPDDAAIVLAIISMAHSMKLEVIAEGVENDAQLAYLRRHGCDEMQGYYFSRPVPQEEFEQMLMAGKLLQAPQDVGSEEQQTLLIVDDDVFMLDVLSDFLAQDGYRILTAQTAAEGFDILARHKVQVILCDQCMPLMSGTEFMERVKHLCPDTFRIMLSAFADLTPIMAAINRGAVDRFYTKPWKGAVLRENIREGFRLHTLLHGPVKAAA; encoded by the coding sequence TTGTCCGCACGTATCCTGATTATCGAAGATAACGCCACCAATATGGAATTGATGGTGTACCTGTTACGTGCCTTCGGGTACACGCCGCTGGCCGCCTATGACGGCGAAGAGGGCGTGCGCATGGCGCGCAGCGAATTGCCGGACTTGATCATCTGCGACGTGCATTTGCCCAAGCTCGATGGCTATGGCGTGGTGGCCGAGCTGAAGAAAGACCCGCTGCTGCGCACCATCCCGGCCCTGGCCGTGACGGCGCTGGCCATGGTGGGCGACCGCGAACGCCTGCTCGAAGCGGGTTTCAATGGCTATATCGGCAAGCCGATCGAGCCGGACCTGTTCGTGGCGGAGCTGGAATCTTTTTTACCCGGGGCGCCGTCGACGCCAGTTAAAAACGACATAGCGACCATCCTGATCGTCGACGATCATGTGCTGAACCGCGAATTCCTGACCGCGCTGCTGGGCTACGGCGGCCACCGTCTGCTGGAGGCGGCCAATGGCGCCGACGCGCTGGAAATATTGCGCACCGAGCGGCCGGACCTGATTATCTCCGACATCCTCATGCCGAACATGGACGGCTACGAATTCGTCACGCGCGTGCATGCCGATCCCGCGCTGACCGACGTGCCCATCATTTTTTATACGGCCACCTACCGCGAGCAGGAAGCGATCTTGCTGGCGCAGGCATGCGGCGTGCGCTGGGTGCTGCCCAAGCCGTCCGACCCCGAAGTCATCGTGCGCACGGTCAACGAGGCGCTGGGACTGATGCCGGCGGCCGCCCAGGCGCCCGTTGTGCCGGGCGGTGGTGTGGCCCGTCCCGCCACTGGCAAGCTGGCCGCCATCGAACACCAGGTCAGCGGCTACCTCGACGAAGTCGAGTCCAGCAGCCAGCAGATTTCGCAGCTGGCCAGCCTGCGCGAGGGGCAGGCAGCGCTCCCCGAAGACCTGGGCATCATGACGGAGCGCCTGTCGCGTTCTCTGTCGAGCCTGCAGGCGGTGAGCCTGCGCCTGACGGCCCTGATCGAGCTGGGCATCGAGCTGGGCGCCGAACGCGATCCGCGCGCCCTGATCGAAGCGGGCTGCAAGGTGGCGCAAAATATCTGCGTCTCCAGGTATGCCTGCATCGGCGTGCTGGAAGAGGGTGCCGAAAAGCTCAGTTATTTTTCCTCGTGCGGCGCCGAGAAAGACCTCGAGCGCATTGCCAGCGCGCCGCGCACGGGCATCCTGAACCGCTTGCTGGAACAGCGCCAGCCCTACCGTGTCAATGGCTTGAAGGGCGACCCCACGGCGCTGGGCTTGCCCGACACGCACCCGCCCGTGCACTCGTTCCTGGGCGTGGCCATCGCCTCGCGCGAGCGCAGCCACGGCTGGCTGTACCTGGTCGACAAGCTGGGGGCGAACGAGTTTTCCGAAGTCGACGAACGCGTGGCCGCCACGGTGGCGGCGCAGATCGCCGTCGCCTACGACAACCTGCTGCTGTACGACGAGATCAAGCGCCACCACGAGCAGCTGACCCTGGACATGGCGGCGCGCATCCGTCTCGATGAAGACTTGCGCCGCTTCCGCCTGGCGATGGATGCCACGGCCGACGCGATTTTTCTCGTCGACCGCGCCGGCATGTGCTTCGTCGACGTCAACCAGACTGCCTGCCGCATGCTCGGTTTTGAACGCGAGGATTTCCTGCGCGTGGGGCCGGGACGCTCGAACGAGGGCGAGACCCAGCTGGAAGAACTGTACAACAAGCTGCTGGCCGGCGACCAGGGCGGGCCCATGACGGAATTGCAGTTGCAGCGCAAGGACGGTTCGCCGCTGTCGGTGGAAGTGCAGCGGCGTACCCTGCGCTCGGGGCAGAGCTGGATTCTGGTGGCCGTGGCGCGCGACATCACCGAGCGCAAGGATGCCGAGCAACGCCTGATGAAGCTGGCCCATTTCGATACCTTGACGGGCTTGCCGAACCGCAGCCAGTTTTACGCCTCGCTGACCCATTCGCTGTCCCAGGCGGCCGAACACCAGTGGGCCGTGGCCGTGCTGTTCATGGACATCGACCGCTTCAAGAATATCAACGACACCCTGGGCCACACCATCGGCGACGACCTGCTGCGCCAGTTCTCCAGCCGCCTCGTCGATTGCCTGCGCGTGCGCGATACCATCGGCCGCTTTGGCGGCGATGAATTTGCCACCATCCTGGTGCTGCCGGAAGGCGTCCAGCATGCCGTGGGCGTGGTCGACAAGATTCGCGAGGCGATGCGCAAGCCCTTCGACTTGCAGGGCCACGAAGTAACGGTGACGGTCAGCATCGGCATTTCCGTGTTTCCCGAAGATGGCGTCGATGCCGATACCCTGATTCAGTATGCCGACACGGCCATGTACCGCGCCAAAGAGGCCGGGCGCGACGCCTTCCGCTTCTTCACGGCGGAAATGAACGCGCAATCGATGGCGCGGCTGGACATGGAAAATGCCCTGCGGCGTGCCATCGACAACGAGGAATTCGTGCTGTTCTTCCAGCCCAAGGTGAATATCATCTCGGGGCGCATCAGCGGCGCCGAGGCGCTGATACGCTGGCGCCGCCCCGGCCACGGCATGGTTTCGCCGGCCCTGTTCATCCCCCTGCTGGAAGAAACGGGGCTGATTGTGCGTGTCGGTAACTGGGTGCTCGACGAAGCCTGCAAGAAAATCAGCGAATGGGGCGCCAGCAGCATCGGCCCCGTGCACCTGTCGGTGAATGTCTCGGGCATCCAGTTTTTCGTCGGCGGCCTGGAAGAAGAGGTGCTCAAGGCGATCAGCAAGCACGATATTGCGCCCGACCTGCTGGAACTGGAGCTGACGGAAAGCTCGCTGATGTCGAACGCCGAGGAAACCATCGCCGTGCTGCGCAACCTGAAGGCGCTGGGCATCCAGATTTCCATCGATGATTTCGGCACCGGCTATTCCAGCCTGGCCTACCTGAAGCGCTTCCCCATCGACAAGCTGAAGATCGACATCGCCTTCGTGCGCGAAGTGACCAGCAATCCGGACGACGCAGCCATCGTGCTGGCCATCATCAGCATGGCGCACAGCATGAAGCTGGAAGTGATCGCCGAAGGCGTGGAAAACGATGCGCAGCTGGCTTATTTGCGGCGCCACGGTTGCGATGAGATGCAGGGCTATTATTTCAGCCGCCCCGTGCCACAGGAAGAATTCGAGCAGATGCTGATGGCGGGCAAGCTGCTGCAGGCGCCGCAGGATGTGGGCAGCGAAGAGCAGCAAACCTTGCTGATCGTCGACGACGATGTCTTCATGCTCGACGTGCTCAGCGACTTCCTGGCGCAGGACGGCTACCGCATCCTGACGGCGCAGACGGCCGCCGAGGGCTTCGACATCCTGGCGCGCCACAAGGTGCAGGTGATCCTGTGCGACCAGTGCATGCCGCTCATGAGCGGTACCGAATTCATGGAGCGGGTCAAGCACCTGTGCCCCGATACTTTCCGCATCATGCTGTCGGCTTTTGCCGACCTGACGCCCATCATGGCGGCCATCAACCGCGGCGCCGTCGACCGCTTCTATACCAAGCCGTGGAAAGGCGCCGTGCTGCGCGAGAACATCCGCGAAGGCTTCCGCCTGCACACGCTGCTGCATGGCCCGGTGAAAGCGGCCGCCTGA
- a CDS encoding GMC family oxidoreductase, with product MSTSPIPDPIAIGIAAGWNVTDASTLSADRTLEADVVVIGSGAGGGVTAEILALAGLKVLIVEEGGLKSSQDFKMREAQAYPALYQESAARKTRDKAINILQGRTVGGSTTVNWTSSFRTPPGTLEYWRQHFGLAGYGVDAMAPWFAMMEKRLHVSDWAVPPNENNDLLRRGAQALGIPTAAIRRNVNGCWNLGYCGMGCPTNAKQSMLVTTIPSALALGAGLLVHARAERFSFKGERIDSLQVTALDAAGQVPTGVRLTLRAKHFVLAGGAINSPALLLRSQAPDPHGLLGRRTFLHPTLVSAGLFPQRVDAYAGAPQTIYSDHFLHVAPIDGPIGYKLEAPPLHPLLMATTMGGFGDEHARTMREFPHAHALLALLRDGFHHDSAGGSVSIDGFGAPVLDYPLTPFIWDGARRALLSMAEIQFAAGAKSVYPVHEMASHYTSWAQAKQAIGALPMQALLARVVSAHVMGGCAMSDDARLGVTGADGRYHGVRNLSVHDGSLFPTSIGANPQLSIYALAARLASGLAQQLTGKPAPVPAPTAA from the coding sequence ATGAGCACATCCCCCATTCCTGACCCCATCGCCATCGGTATTGCCGCCGGCTGGAACGTCACCGACGCCAGCACATTGAGCGCTGACCGCACCCTGGAGGCCGATGTCGTCGTCATCGGCAGCGGCGCCGGTGGTGGCGTGACGGCGGAAATCCTCGCGCTGGCCGGCCTGAAAGTGCTGATCGTCGAGGAGGGCGGCTTGAAGTCCTCGCAAGACTTCAAGATGCGCGAAGCGCAGGCTTATCCTGCCCTGTACCAGGAATCGGCCGCCCGCAAGACGCGCGACAAGGCGATCAATATCCTGCAGGGGCGCACCGTGGGTGGTTCAACCACCGTCAACTGGACATCGAGCTTTCGCACGCCGCCCGGCACGCTGGAATACTGGCGCCAGCATTTCGGCTTGGCCGGCTATGGCGTCGACGCCATGGCGCCGTGGTTCGCCATGATGGAAAAACGCCTGCACGTGAGCGACTGGGCCGTGCCGCCCAACGAAAACAACGACCTGTTGCGCCGTGGCGCGCAGGCGCTGGGCATTCCCACGGCCGCCATCCGGCGCAACGTGAACGGCTGCTGGAACCTCGGCTACTGCGGCATGGGCTGCCCGACCAACGCCAAGCAGTCGATGCTGGTGACGACGATCCCCTCGGCGCTGGCGCTGGGCGCAGGCCTGCTCGTGCATGCGCGCGCCGAGCGTTTCAGCTTCAAGGGCGAGCGCATCGACAGCTTGCAGGTGACGGCGCTGGACGCCGCCGGGCAAGTGCCGACGGGTGTGCGCCTGACGCTGCGCGCCAAACATTTTGTGCTGGCAGGCGGCGCCATCAATTCGCCTGCGCTGCTGCTGCGCTCGCAGGCGCCCGACCCGCACGGCTTGCTGGGCCGGCGCACCTTTTTGCATCCGACGCTGGTTTCGGCCGGCCTGTTCCCCCAGCGCGTCGATGCCTACGCGGGCGCGCCGCAGACGATTTATTCCGACCATTTCCTGCACGTGGCGCCCATCGATGGTCCCATCGGCTACAAGCTCGAAGCGCCGCCTTTGCACCCGCTGCTGATGGCCACCACCATGGGCGGTTTCGGCGATGAGCATGCGCGCACGATGCGCGAATTCCCCCATGCGCACGCCTTGCTGGCGCTGCTGCGCGACGGCTTTCACCACGACTCGGCGGGCGGCAGCGTGTCGATCGACGGTTTCGGCGCGCCCGTGCTCGACTATCCGCTCACGCCGTTCATCTGGGATGGCGCGCGGCGCGCGTTGCTGTCGATGGCGGAAATCCAGTTCGCCGCCGGCGCGAAGAGCGTGTATCCCGTGCATGAAATGGCCAGCCACTACACCAGCTGGGCGCAGGCGAAACAGGCCATCGGCGCATTGCCGATGCAGGCGCTGCTGGCACGCGTGGTGTCGGCCCACGTGATGGGCGGCTGCGCCATGTCGGACGATGCACGGCTGGGCGTGACGGGCGCCGATGGCCGCTATCACGGCGTGCGCAACCTGTCCGTGCACGACGGTTCGCTGTTCCCCACCTCGATCGGCGCCAATCCGCAGCTGAGCATTTACGCGCTGGCGGCGCGCCTGGCCAGCGGCCTGGCGCAGCAGTTGACGGGCAAGCCGGCCCCCGTGCCAGCGCCAACTGCCGCATGA